Proteins from one Ovis aries strain OAR_USU_Benz2616 breed Rambouillet chromosome 12, ARS-UI_Ramb_v3.0, whole genome shotgun sequence genomic window:
- the RAB7B gene encoding ras-related protein Rab-7b isoform X3, protein MNPRKKVDLKLIIIGALGVGKTSLLHQYVHKTFYEDYQTTLGASILSKIIILDDTTLKLQIWDTGGQERFRSMVSTFYKGSDGCVLAFDVTDLESFEALETWRGDVLAKTIPMEQSYPMVVLGNKIDLADRQLLIEEFKSHPPSYGSASPADALPGFVTAAGWRALLPRAHRMYLTCLKTHN, encoded by the exons ATGAATCCTCGGAAGAAGGTGGACCTCAAGCTCATCATCATTGGAGCCCTGGG TGTTGGAAAGACCTCCCTCCTCCACCAATATGTGCATAAGACATTTTACGAAGACTATCAGACCACACTGGGGGCCAGCATCCTCTCCAAGATTATCATACTGGATGACACAACCTTGAAGCTACAG ATCTGGGACACAGGCGGCCAGGAGCGATTCCGCTCCATGGTGTCTACATTCTACAAAGGCTCTGATGGCTGTGTCCTGGCTTTTGATGTCACTGACCTGGAGTCCTTCGAAGCCCTGGAAACCTGGCGGGGTGATGTTCTGGCCAAAACCATTCCGATGGAGCAGTCCTACCCCATGGTGGTGCTGGGGAACAAGATTGATCTGGCAGACCGGCAG cTCCTAATTGAGGAGTTTAAGAGCCATCCTCCGTCCTACGGTTCGGCTTCTCCTGCAGATGCTCTCCCAGGGTTTGTAACAGCCGCAGGCTGGCGAGCTCTCCTTCCCAGGGCGCACCG